A window from Vespa velutina chromosome 13, iVesVel2.1, whole genome shotgun sequence encodes these proteins:
- the LOC124953635 gene encoding ecdysone 20-monooxygenase isoform X1, giving the protein MFVNCSNDDRFYSVGVTLESLEMLLSGAWFEAIAATLLAILVLATSYRPPWWFWTGSHQTSAISEEKDRRPFKTARDVPGPFSLPILGTRWIFSWIGYYRMNKIHEAYKDLNRRYGGLCKEEALWNWPVISVFSRRDIEQILRRGSRYPLRPPQEVISHYRHSRRDRYTNLGLVNDFHNFSMTQHITHNTHIHGTRKRTHRQGETWQKLRSALTPELTGASTVLGFFPALNIVCDGFIELIRKRRTMFGIAGFEELAYRMGLESTCTLILGRHLGFLKPDSSDTLTARLAEAVRIHFTASRDAFYGLPLWKVLPTSAYKQLIESEDAIYNIISELMETTMYEKRNDARDESVEAVYQSILRQKSLDIRDKKAAIVDFIAAGIHTLGNTLVFLFHMIGSNPEVQETLYEETCTLAPRGCDLTVEDLRKARYLRACINEAFRLVPTAPCIARILDEPIELDGYHLNAGTVVLLHTWIAGLDENNFKNASKCVPERWLKPMVPHSPLLVAPFGAGRRICPGKRFVELALQLILAKIVREFEIIVDDKLDLQFEFILAPKSPVSLGFRDRLEVV; this is encoded by the exons ATGTTTGTTAATTGCTCTAACGACGACAGGTTTTATAGCGTGG GTGTGACGTTAGAGAGCCTCGAGATGTTACTCTCCGGTGCTTGGTTCGAGGCTATAGCCGCTACACTTCTTGCAATTTTAGTCTTGGCTACCAGCTATCGACCACCATGGTGGTTCTGGACCGGAAGTCATCAGACCAGTG CCATATCGGAGGAGAAGGATAGGAGGCCATTTAAAACAGCTCGGGACGTGCCCGGTCCATTCTCCTTACCTATTCTTGGTACAAGATGGATATTCTCCTGGATCGGGTACTATCGAATGAACAAGATTCACGAGGCTTACAAAG ATCTGAATCGACGCTACGGAGGCTTGTGCAAGGAGGAGGCACTGTGGAACTGGCCGGTGATATCGGTATTTTCTCGACGTGATATCGAGCAGATCCTTAGGCGAGGTTCAAGGTATCCTCTTCGTCCACCGCAAGAAGTCATATCGCACTATCGACACTCGCGTCGTGATCGTTACACTAATCTCGGTCTTGTGAATGA ttttcataaCTTTTCTATGACACAACACATAACACacaacacacatatacacggaACACGCAAACGCACACACAGACAGGGCGAGACTTGGCAGAAGCTTCGTTCTGCTCTCACTCCGGAACTCACGGGAGCCAGCACGGTTCTCGGCTTTTTTCCTGCTCTAAATATCGTCTGTGACGGTTTCATCGAGCTAATACGAAAACGGAGAACCATGTTTGGCATCGCGGGATTCGAAGAACTTGCCTATAGAATGGGACTCGAGA GTACCTGTACCTTGATTCTGGGTCGGCATCTTGGTTTCTTAAAGCCGGACTCGAGCGACACGCTTACTGCAAGATTAGCGGAAGCAGTTAGGATTCACTTCACGGCCTCGCGAGATGCCTTTTATGGATTGCCGCTTTGGAAGGTGCTACCGACATCTGCTTACAAACAACTGATAGAGAGCGAGGACGCTATTTacaa caTAATTTCAGAATTAATGGAAACGACGATGTACGAGAAAAGGAACGACGCTCGAGACGAATCCGTGGAGGCTGtttatcaatcgattttaCGACAGAAATCATTAGACATAAGGGATAAAAAGGCAGCCATAGTGGACTTTATTGCGGCCGGTATACACACA TTGGGTAATACTTTAGTTTTCCTTTTCCACATGATCGGAAGTAATCCAGAAGTACAAGAAACTTTATACGAAGAAACCTGTACATTGGCACCGCGAGGTTGCGATCTGACAGTCGAGGATCTTCGAAAAGCACGTTATTTACGTGCTTGCATCAATGAAGCGTTTAG GTTGGTACCAACGGCACCGTGTATCGCAAGAATTTTAGATGAACCAATAGAATTGGACGGCTATCATCTCAACGCTGGG ACGGTAGTTCTCTTGCATACATGGATAGCTGGATTAGACGAGAATAACTTTAAGAATGCGTCCAAATGCGTGCCTGAAAGATGGCTGAAGCCTATGGTACCACATTCGCCATTACTGGTAGCGCCTTTCGGTGCTGGTCGAAGAATCTGCCCGGGCAAACGCTTTGTGGAACTTGCTCTACAACTTATCCTAGCGAAG ATCGTTCGAGAATTCGAAATCATAGTAGACGATAAACTCGATCTACAGTTCGAGTTTATTCTCGCCCCGAAAAGTCCGGTCTCACTCGGTTTTCGAGATCGTCTGGAAGTGGTATGA